From the genome of Metarhizium brunneum chromosome 4, complete sequence, one region includes:
- the ECM15_1 gene encoding UPF0045 protein ECM15, which translates to MDYNLLPTPPKCLADFNLVPIGTGEASIAEELAEVERLLKHTGVKHTMQTTGTVLEGTWDEVMNAIGKAHAAVHKRGVAKVQSEIRIGTKNR; encoded by the exons ATGGATTACAACTTGCTGCCTACCCCACCGAAGTGTCTAGCCGACTTTAATCTGGTTCCT ATTGGGACTGGTGAGGCTTCAATTGCCGAAGAACTTGCAGAAGTAGAACGACTTCTCAAACACACCGGGGTGAAGCATACAATGCAGACAACGGGAACAGTACTTG AGGGTACTTGGGATGAAGTCATGAATGCGATCGGCAAGGCCCATGCTGCTGTCCATAAACGCGGCGTGGCAAAAGTCCAGTCGGAAATCAGGATAGGAACCAAG AACCGATAA